In Arachis stenosperma cultivar V10309 chromosome 1, arast.V10309.gnm1.PFL2, whole genome shotgun sequence, one DNA window encodes the following:
- the LOC130967243 gene encoding uncharacterized protein LOC130967243 isoform X2 has product MIRGITDYQEKKKKAINGCLFALMIIYFHLSKNKRNNRGERPPKPWIANWTKEQLVKRMNEEREETLGILNLAETKEKMRKKEKKQKEQEIKKTKKRKASSTSSSETETTESDTSTSESEAQEDSEDSGIKHPGKKGKKMDSRKRKQREEESDSDSESESEPSDESKESLPAEKEKKKKETKTTPKETPQKKKKVVVEDSPPEEDQYFDGETYEISSDELDEWLGENVRKSAAEGDNQPDLGSTEDRYVCSETLPAVNLGSDDTSSQRRTEQSSVTLPSQSMLTPDDSNMMVVREQTPSEALAIVPIQFFVPPSQQTTTDADSEPTPMLQIEGARETTPETPKQHQETTPKLPPAPTKIHPDAEGVAALLMMARTTSYVPKTDLPMPSFSLGLTDSSQEGASTQETEREKSPETATILEQLDSLVQKLAKGKDESPQIRRETGGESSAKFETPGGTNQIPDDMKEKCYIWGTRLKEDAKGDTNEFEEICIVTGQGEYILMRTHLASLQANSDIECQVVSAICLILNQKKEKRFHAQIYCLPQIL; this is encoded by the exons ATGATCAGGGGCATAACAGACTAccaggagaagaagaagaaggcaatCAATGGCTGCCTCTTCGCCCTGATGATAATCTACTTTCACCTTTCAAAAAACAAACGCAACAACAGGGGTGAAAGACCACCAAAGCCATGGATTGCCAACTGGACTAAGGAGCAGTTggtgaaaagaatgaatgaagagagagaggaaacTTTG GGGATTCTGAATTTGGCagagacaaaagaaaaaatgagaaaaaaagaaaaaaaacaaaaagaacaggaaataaaaaaaacaaaaaaaaggaaggcgAGCTCAACATCGTCTTCGGAGACAGAAACTACCGAGAGTGACActtctacctctgagtctgAGGCTCAAGAAGACTCGGAGGATTCGGGAATTAAACACCCCggcaaaaaggggaaaaa AATGgactcaagaaaaagaaagcagaggGAAGAGGAGTCGGATTCTGATTCAGAATCTGAATCTGAACCAAGTGACGA GAGCAAAGAATCATTGCCTgcggagaaggagaagaaaaagaaagaaacaaaaacaactcCAAAAGA aacaccacaaaaaaagaaaaaagtagttGTGGAGGATTCACCTCCTGAAGAAGATCAATACTTTGACGG TGAGACATATGAAATATCGAGTGACGAACTCGATGAATGGCTAGGGGAAAACGTTCGTAAATCTGCTGCAGAGGG GGACAACCAGCCTGACCTGGGATCGACAGAAGATCGCTATGTGTGCTCTGAAAC ACTACCGGCTGTCAACTTGGGAAGTGATGATACTTCCTCTCAAAGACGCACAGAACAGAGTAGTGTAACCCTGCCGTCTCAGagcat GTTGACTCCGGACGATTCGAATATGATGGTTGTTAGGGAACAAACGCCGTCGGAAGCGCTTGCAAT AGTCCCGATCCAATTTTTTGTGCCGCCATCCCAGCAAACAACCACTGACGCAGATTCCGAACCAACCCCTATGCTACAGATTGAAGGGGCTAGAGAAAC CACTCCTGAAACCCCCAAACAACATCAAGAAACAACACCCAAGCTTCCCCCAGCTCCAACAAAAAT TCATCCAGACGCCGAGGGCGTTGCTGCCCTGTTGATGATGGCACGGACAACAAGCTATGTTCCTAAAACAGATCTGCCGatgccatcattcagcctcGGATTGACAGATTCAAGCCAGGAGGGGGCGTCGACGCAGGAGACAGAAAGGGAAAAATCTCCAGAAACTGCAACTATACTGGAACAATTGGACAGTTTGGTCCAAAAGTTAGCAAAGGGAAAAGACGAAAGTCCGCAAATTCGGAGGGAGACTGGGGGAGAAAGTTCTGCTAAGTTTGAAACACCGGGGGGAACAAATCAAATTCCGGATGATATGAAAGAAAAGTGCTACATCTGGGGGACGAGACTGAAGGAGGATGCAAAGGGTGATACTAACGAGTTTGAGGAGATATGCATTGTGACTGGCCAAGGAGAGTACATTTTGATGAGAACGCACCTTGCATCCCTCCAGGCAAACAGTGATATAGAATGTCAG GTTGTATCTGCCATCTGCCTCATCCTAAaccagaaaaaggaaaagaggtttcatgcacaaatatactgtctcccccagatattgtg A
- the LOC130967243 gene encoding uncharacterized protein LOC130967243 isoform X1 produces the protein MIRGITDYQEKKKKAINGCLFALMIIYFHLSKNKRNNRGERPPKPWIANWTKEQLVKRMNEEREETLGILNLAETKEKMRKKEKKQKEQEIKKTKKRKASSTSSSETETTESDTSTSESEAQEDSEDSGIKHPGKKGKKMDSRKRKQREEESDSDSESESEPSDESKESLPAEKEKKKKETKTTPKETPQKKKKVVVEDSPPEEDQYFDGETYEISSDELDEWLGENVRKSAAEGDNQPDLGSTEDRYVCSETLPAVNLGSDDTSSQRRTEQSSVTLPSQSIKKSPLLFYSRKKRQQKKAKTATMLTPDDSNMMVVREQTPSEALAIVPIQFFVPPSQQTTTDADSEPTPMLQIEGARETTPETPKQHQETTPKLPPAPTKIHPDAEGVAALLMMARTTSYVPKTDLPMPSFSLGLTDSSQEGASTQETEREKSPETATILEQLDSLVQKLAKGKDESPQIRRETGGESSAKFETPGGTNQIPDDMKEKCYIWGTRLKEDAKGDTNEFEEICIVTGQGEYILMRTHLASLQANSDIECQVVSAICLILNQKKEKRFHAQIYCLPQIL, from the exons ATGATCAGGGGCATAACAGACTAccaggagaagaagaagaaggcaatCAATGGCTGCCTCTTCGCCCTGATGATAATCTACTTTCACCTTTCAAAAAACAAACGCAACAACAGGGGTGAAAGACCACCAAAGCCATGGATTGCCAACTGGACTAAGGAGCAGTTggtgaaaagaatgaatgaagagagagaggaaacTTTG GGGATTCTGAATTTGGCagagacaaaagaaaaaatgagaaaaaaagaaaaaaaacaaaaagaacaggaaataaaaaaaacaaaaaaaaggaaggcgAGCTCAACATCGTCTTCGGAGACAGAAACTACCGAGAGTGACActtctacctctgagtctgAGGCTCAAGAAGACTCGGAGGATTCGGGAATTAAACACCCCggcaaaaaggggaaaaa AATGgactcaagaaaaagaaagcagaggGAAGAGGAGTCGGATTCTGATTCAGAATCTGAATCTGAACCAAGTGACGA GAGCAAAGAATCATTGCCTgcggagaaggagaagaaaaagaaagaaacaaaaacaactcCAAAAGA aacaccacaaaaaaagaaaaaagtagttGTGGAGGATTCACCTCCTGAAGAAGATCAATACTTTGACGG TGAGACATATGAAATATCGAGTGACGAACTCGATGAATGGCTAGGGGAAAACGTTCGTAAATCTGCTGCAGAGGG GGACAACCAGCCTGACCTGGGATCGACAGAAGATCGCTATGTGTGCTCTGAAAC ACTACCGGCTGTCAACTTGGGAAGTGATGATACTTCCTCTCAAAGACGCACAGAACAGAGTAGTGTAACCCTGCCGTCTCAGagcat aaaaaaaagccctttattattttattcaagaaaaaaaaggcagcaaaaaaaagcaaaaactgcaactat GTTGACTCCGGACGATTCGAATATGATGGTTGTTAGGGAACAAACGCCGTCGGAAGCGCTTGCAAT AGTCCCGATCCAATTTTTTGTGCCGCCATCCCAGCAAACAACCACTGACGCAGATTCCGAACCAACCCCTATGCTACAGATTGAAGGGGCTAGAGAAAC CACTCCTGAAACCCCCAAACAACATCAAGAAACAACACCCAAGCTTCCCCCAGCTCCAACAAAAAT TCATCCAGACGCCGAGGGCGTTGCTGCCCTGTTGATGATGGCACGGACAACAAGCTATGTTCCTAAAACAGATCTGCCGatgccatcattcagcctcGGATTGACAGATTCAAGCCAGGAGGGGGCGTCGACGCAGGAGACAGAAAGGGAAAAATCTCCAGAAACTGCAACTATACTGGAACAATTGGACAGTTTGGTCCAAAAGTTAGCAAAGGGAAAAGACGAAAGTCCGCAAATTCGGAGGGAGACTGGGGGAGAAAGTTCTGCTAAGTTTGAAACACCGGGGGGAACAAATCAAATTCCGGATGATATGAAAGAAAAGTGCTACATCTGGGGGACGAGACTGAAGGAGGATGCAAAGGGTGATACTAACGAGTTTGAGGAGATATGCATTGTGACTGGCCAAGGAGAGTACATTTTGATGAGAACGCACCTTGCATCCCTCCAGGCAAACAGTGATATAGAATGTCAG GTTGTATCTGCCATCTGCCTCATCCTAAaccagaaaaaggaaaagaggtttcatgcacaaatatactgtctcccccagatattgtg A
- the LOC130967257 gene encoding uncharacterized protein LOC130967257 codes for MCGEYDPEDVGSSDPKLSMTQRLYLFVENINLQRDHVGPAITRRMLTITEANFIKNGTVDLEDGGHVTAKWPLRDGLLVDYPLPYMQGVCSVGHSFFFAGGSDLNIIDPELCLNWDDQHPSRMWCLKYEGSNWSWKFCGSMFCRRYRPLVVPYDGKLYIFGGTQSANCWVDIYSLKSGLWETREVPESALLSYCRNPDSYFLWEDSTKPHKKTHIVLYSCGDEHLMSYDVKANNWEYLDWNFPPVPEYCPRKLVRLGCSHYLLIVDFAPMWHIYDLSKMNVVETVEVDGLDKTAEVMYIFCCHNTSDESLIYMFMEPGNVFEGEPSTNTGSGVVSYARVKLQLKTFSAKIESKGNFNLGDYVNLYMFAVGDEDQ; via the exons ATGTGCGGGGAATATGATCCTGAG GATGTTGGTTCTTCTGATCCAAAGCTATCCATGACGCAGCGCTTATACCTGTTTGTGGAAAATATAAATCTTCAAAGAGATCATGTTGGGCCAGCCATCACGCGAAGGATGTTAACTATAACTGAGGCCAACTTTATTAAGAATGGCACTGTTGATCTTGAAGATGGAGGTCATGTAACTGCCAAATGGCCTCTTAGAGATGGTCTATTGGTCGATTATCCATTACCATATATGCAAGGAGTTTGTTCTGTCGGTCACAGCTTCTTCTTTGCTGGTGGTAGTGACCTGAATATTATTGACCCAGAATTGTGTTTGAATTGGGATGATCAACACCCCTCAAGGATGTGGTGCCTCAAGTATGAGGGTTCTAATTGGAGTTGGAAGTTTTGTGGAAGCATGTTCTGCCGCCGATATAGACCCTTAGTAGTCCCCTATGATGGCAAATTGTACATCTTTGGGGGTACTCAAAGTGCAAATTGCTGGGTTGATATTTACAGCCTAAAATCAGGTCTATGGGAAACAAGGGAAGTGCCCGAAAGTGCTCTCTTGTCATATTGCAGGAACCCTGACTCTTACTTTCTGTGGGAGGACAGCACCAAGCCTCACAAGAAGACCCACATTGTATTGTATTCTTGTGGTGATGAACATCTCATGTCATATGACGTCAAGGCTAACAATTGGGAATACCTTGATTGGAATTTTCCGCCAGTTCCTGAATATTGTCCAAGGAAACTTGTTCGTTTGGGATGCAGTCATTATCTTCTGATTGTTGACTTCGCTCCAATGTGGcatatttatgatttatctAAGATGAATGTTGTGGAAACGGTGGAGGTGGATGGTTTGGACAAGACCGCAGAAGtaatgtatattttttgttGCCACAACACTAGCGATGAAAGTTTGATTTATATGTTCATGGAACCTGGAAATGTTTTCGAGGGAGAGCCATCTACTAACACTGGTTCTGGGGTTGTTTCTTATGCCAGAGTCAAGCTCCAACTCAAAACTTTTTCTGCCAAGATTGAATCCAAGGGTAATTTTAACCTTGGTGATTATGTAAATCTTTATAT GTTTGCTGTTGGAGATGAAGACCAATAA
- the LOC130963404 gene encoding uncharacterized protein LOC130963404: MVLSGSEPSDDEFSSDGVENNDQDGTLVGNKPHNPIDFSGVSNLSMEGNEQSNETNELSDHRYTPEVYYEKTITASDLGQSRLYLASKFAAYLKLSGDGSIWTITGPRSNVEKNPM; the protein is encoded by the exons ATGGTTCTATCAGGGTCTGAACCATCTGATGATGAGTTTTCATCAGACGGTGTTGAAAACAATGATCAAGATGGGACACTGGTAGGGAATAAACCGCATAATCCGATAGATTTTTCTGGTGTAAGCAATTTATCAATGGAGGGCAACGAACAAAGTAACGAGACAAATGAATTGTCTGATCATAG ATATACTCCAGAGGTTTATTATGAAAAGACCATCACAGCTTCGGATCTGGGTCAATCTAGACTG TATTTGGCTTCGAAATTTGCTGCATATCTTAAACTATCTGGAGATGGTTCGATTTGGACGATCACTGGCCCACGTTCCAATGTAGAGAAGAATCCAATGTAG